In the genome of Drosophila yakuba strain Tai18E2 chromosome 3R, Prin_Dyak_Tai18E2_2.1, whole genome shotgun sequence, one region contains:
- the LOC120321970 gene encoding uncharacterized protein LOC120321970 yields the protein MTNPATGGPMRMHEVEIVSAMDGSHLRILSIKQLGGQKVEIERKNRTREPVQCFRCQGFRHARNTCMKPPRCMKCAGQHWSSECTKPRSTPATCSNCQGNHISAYKGCPAYKAEKQKLAVNRIDFHKIRTIMDAKSNNNERQPRPPFNKTPRLPYSTEMAEARKEAARKSAMNPFRQNVKDSRPNLPYLSSHEIAIQKRLNKWRRSTNKASTNSRTNPKNGLRKEQKKVEKAMEHKQGKDDSPPTTSRAALANLKPKIVKETTPSPQNINTFPENSQPDDPVIKLANRVDNLEKKIDILMALIIQARNPDE from the exons ATGACAAATCCTGCAACTGGTGGTCCGATGCGGATGCACGAGGTAGAAATTGTCTCGGCCATGGACGGAAGCCACCTTAGGATCCTCTCCATTAAACAGCTAGGAGGACAAAAAGTGGAAATCGAAAGGAAAAACAGGACGAGGGAACCGGTCCAGTGCTTCAGGTGCCAGGGATTCAGGCATGCTAGGAACACATGTATGAAGCCCCCAAGGTGCATGAAGTGCGCTGGCCAGCATTGGTCTAGTGAGTGCACTAAGCCAAGATCAACCCCCGCCACCTGTTCAAACTGCCAAGGAAACCACATCAGCGCATATAAGGGGTGCCCTGCCTATAAGGCAGAGAAGCAAAAATTAGCAGTCAACAGGATAGATTTTCACAAAATTAGGACAATAATGGAcgcaaaaagcaacaataacgAACGTCAGCCCCGCCCCCCTTTCAACAAGACCCCCCGACTACCCTATAGTACCGAAATGGCCGAAGCCCGAAAGGAAGCCGCCAGGAAGTCTGCAATGAACCCGTTCCGGCAAAATGTGAAGGATAGTAGGCCAAACCTACCGTACCTTTCTTCACATGAAATCGCCATCCAAAAACGCCTAAATAAATGGCGCCGGAGTACAAACAAGGCCTCCACAAATAGCAGGACCAATCCTAAG AACGGGCTTCGAAAGGAACAAAAAAAGGTAGAAAAAGCTATGGAGCACAAACAGGGAAAAGACGACAGCCCCCCGACAACGAGCAGAGCTGCTTTGGCAAATCTAAAGCCAAAGATAGTCAAGGAGACAACGCCCTCACCACAAAATATCAACACTTTTCCAGAAAATAGCCAACCCGACGACCCAGTCATTAAACTGGCAAATAGAGTTGACAACCTGGAAAAGAAAATTGATATATTAATGGCCTTAATTATACAAGCAAGAAATCCGGACGAATAA